One genomic window of Fusarium verticillioides 7600 chromosome 2, whole genome shotgun sequence includes the following:
- a CDS encoding aspartate aminotransferase — translation MTPSLSTPRQTQSGSNTSSSSSTDNKTAPTSSSSSSISRLNSIVRHISPKMVSTTNFPAEVVPQAPEDPLFGLARAYKADNSPNKIDLGIGAYRDEKAKPWVLPVVKKADEILRNDPELNHEYAPIAGIASFTSKAAELVFGADSAAISEKRSTTLQTISGTGAVHLGALFLARFYKGNHTVYLSNPTWANHHQIFKNVGHSINTYPYFHKETKGLDFEGFKQTLKSAPEGSVFVLHACAHNPTGVDPTQEQWTEIAALMKERNHFPFFDTAYQGFASGDLVRDAWAIRYFVEQGFELVVAQSFAKNFGLYGERAGCFHAVTAPAGDASNTITRIGSQLAILQRSEISNPPLYGARIVSTVLNDRDLFAEWEENLRTMSGRIISMRDTLRAKLEELQTPGTWNHITDQIGMFSFTGLSESQVMKLREEFHIYMTKNGRISMAGLNDNNVDYFAKAVDKVVRESA, via the exons ATGACACCGTCACTGAGTACACCCCGTCAGACTCAGTCTGGCAGCAAcacctcaagctcaagctcgacTGATAATAAAACGGCACcgacctcttcttcgtcttcctccatctctcGTCTCAACTCCATCGTTCGTCACATCTCGCCCAAAATGGTTTCTACTACAAATTTTCCTGCCGAAGTCGTGCCCCAGGCTCCTGAAGACCCTCTCTTTGGTCTTGCACGAGCTTACAAGGCCGACAACAGCcccaacaagatcgatctt GGTATCGGTGCTTACAGAGACGAGAAGGCAAAGCCCTGGGTGTTGCCAGTCGTTAAGAAG gctgatgagatcctcCGAAACGACCCTGAGCTCAACCACGAGTATGCCCCGATCGCGGGTATTGCCAGCTTCACATCCAAGGCCGCCGAGCTGGTCTTTGGCGCTGACTCTGCCGCCATCTCAGAGAAGCGCTCGACGACATTGCAGACAATCTCTGGTACCGGTGCCGTGCACTTGGGCGCTCTCTTCCTAGCCAGGTTCTACAAGGGCAACCACACTGTCTACCTGTCAAATCCCACCTGGGCGAATCACCaccagatcttcaagaacGTCGGACACTCAATTAATACCTACCCTTACTTCCAcaaggagaccaagggtcttgattTCGAGGGCTTCAAGCAGACTCTCAAGTCTGCTCCTGAGGGATCTGTCTTCGTTCTTCACGCTTGCGCACACAACCCCACTGGCGTTGACCCTACTCAAGAGCAATGGACTGAGATTGCTGCTCTCATGAAGGAGCGAAACCACTTCCCCTTCTTCGATACTGCTTACCAAGGTTTTGCCTCTGGTGATCTCGTCCGCGATGCCTGGGCTATCCGATACTTTGTCGAGCAGGGCTTCGAGCTTGTTGTTGCCCAGAGTTTCGCCAAGAACTTTGGTCTCTACGGCGAGCGTGCCGGCTGCTTCCACGCCGTTACCGCCCCCGCCGGTGATGCCTCAAACACTATCACCCGTATCGGCTCCCAATTAGCTATTCTCCAGCGCTCCGAGATTTCCAACCCTCCCCTGTACGGTGCTCGCATCGTAAGCACTGTTCTTAACGATCGTGACCTCTTCGCCGAGTGGGAAGAGAACCTGCGCACAATGTCAGGCCGCATCATCAGCATGCGCGATACTCTAcgagccaagcttgaggagctccagACCCCTGGTACCTGGAACCACATCACAGATCAGATCGGCATGTTCAGTTTCACTGGTCTTAGCGAGTCACAAGTGATGAAGCTCCGAGAAGAATTCCACATCTACATGACCAAGAATGGTCGTATCAGCATGGCTGgcctcaacgacaacaaTGTCGACTACtttgccaaggctgttgacAAGGTAGTAAGAGAGTCTGCTTAG
- a CDS encoding NAD-dependent aldehyde dehydrogenase, which produces MSLEVITTISPNTNEPILTRNGASQADLESLPKVATEAFQSYRKTTLKERQAIVRKFLDGLLAKKDELGEELTVQMGRPISYTPGEVATAVKRGEYLLKISDEALKDTDGEPEKGFKRFIRKVPVGPVLIIFAWNYPYLILVNSLIPALLAGCSVILKPSPQTPTIVERVTDLLKEAGLPDGVCQYFHCGSPTLMETIVRDPKIALVCFTGSVAGGLAVQQAASDRIVNVGLELGGKDPAYVRSDVDVDWAAAEIVDGAIFNSGQSCCSIERVYVDEEIHDQFVEAVQKVLKSYKLGDPFNKETQLGPVVSKRSKQTAEEHVKDAVDSGAKDATPENETFSNPPTKGNFVKPTLLTGVNHSMRVMTEESFAPISKDARRQLKMFC; this is translated from the exons ATGTCTCTGGAAGTCATCACCACAATCTCCCCAAACACAAACGAGCCCATCCTCACCAGGAATGGCGCCTCTCAAGCTGACCTCGAGTCTCTCCCCAAGGTCGCCACTGAGGCTTTCCAGAGCTATCGCAAGACAACGTTGAAGGAGCGTCAAGCTATTGTTCGCAAGTTCCTCGATGGCCTCTTAGCTAAGAAGGATGAGCTCGGCGAAGAGTTGACTGTTCAGATGGGCCGCCCCATCTCTTACACACCGGGCGAGGTCGCCACAGCTGTCAAGAGAGGTGAATATCTCCTCAAGATTAGTGATGAGGCCCTCAAGGACACCGACGGCGAGCCCGAAAAGGGCTTCAAGCGTTTCATCCGAAAGGTCCCTGTCGGACCTgtactcatcatctttgcgTGGAAC TACCCTTACCTTATTCTGGTCAACTCTCTCATTCCCGCTCTTCTTGCAGGCTGCAGTGTAATCCTCAAGCCCTCACCTCAGACACCTACCATCGTGGAACGGGTTACCGATCTCCTAAAGGAGGCGGGCTTGCCTGATGGCGTTTGCCAGTACTTCCACTGCGGCTCTCCCACTCTTATGGAGACCATCGTGCGCGATCCCAAGATCGCCCTAGTTTGTTTCACCGGCTCTGTCGCCGGAGGTCTCGCTGTGCAACAAGCTGCGTCTGACCGCATTGTAAATGTCGGTCTGGAGTTGGGTGGCAAGGACCCAGCATATGTTCGATCAGATGTCGATGTTGATTGGGCTGCTGCAGAGATTGTTGACggtgccatcttcaactctggcCAGAGCTGCTGCTCTATCGAGCGTGTgtatgttgatgaggagattcACGATCAGTttgttgaggctgtgcaAAAGGTGCTCAAGAGCTACAAGCTCGGTGATCCCTTTAACAAGGAGACTCAATTGGGACCTGTCGTTTCGAAGCGATCAAAGCAGACTGCCGAGGAACATGTCAAGGACGCCGTCGACAGCGGTGCCAAGGATGCCACTCCCGAGAACGAGACTTTCAGCAACCCTCCTACCAAGGGTAACTTTGTGAAACCCACCCTTCTGACTGGCGTCAACCACAGCATGCGGGTCATGACTGAGGAGTCGTTTGCCCCAATTAGTAAAGATGCCCGACgacagttgaagatgttttgCTGA
- a CDS encoding nonsense-mediated mRNA decay protein 3 → MSMDLDDQPISIAPATQQQGAATILCCNCGAPIDGTASSGALCYDCIKLTVDISQGVQREATLNFCRDCDRWLMPPNSWIVAAPESRELLAMCLKKLRGLNKVRIVDASFIWTEPHSRRVKVKITIQDSVQDGMLLQQSFEVVYVVAYQQCPECAKSYTANVWRAAVQVRQKVLHKRTFLFLEQLIMKHGAHKDTLNIREAKDGIDFFFAQKNQAEKFIDFLNSVVPVKVKASQELISHDTHTSKSSYKFTYSAELVPICKDDLVALPIKMAKQSGNISPLLLCHKIGTSVYLLDPQTLQTCDISSPIYWRAPFLSLTDTHELVEFIVMDIDRTTTQKGKWTLAEATVARASDLGSNDRTYFTRTHLGRLLQPGDSAMGYLLAGTVFNNTEYEKIESSNTYSSRIPDVVLVKKHYPRRRKNRKRNWQLKRMDKDEGELLPKKADQERLDQEYEQFLRDVEEDEELRATLALYKAKKRAEEEMSVAETEEDDEAPHVDMNELLDDFDELTMEDRPMQE, encoded by the exons ATGTCGATGGATCTGGATGACCAGCCTATCTCTATAGCCCCTGCcactcagcagcagggcGCTGCTAC TATTCTTTGCTGCAACTGCGGTGCCCCGATCGATGGAACCGCCTCCAGCGGCGCTCTCTGCTACGACTGTATCAAGCTTACCGTCGACATTTCCCAAGGCGTCCAGCGAGAGGCGACGCTCAACTTCTGCCGAGATTGCGACCGATGGCTCATGCCCCCCAACAGCTGGATCGTTGCCGCCCCCGAATCCCGCGAATTGTTAGCCATGTGCCTCAAGAAACTTCGAGGTTTGAACAAAGTCCGTATCGTGGACGCGAGCTTTATCTGGACCGAGCCTCACTCGCGACGAGTAAAGGTCAAGATCACAATCCAGGATTCCGTCCAAGATGGTATGCTGCTTCAACAGAGCTTCGAGGTTGTCTATGTGGTGGCGTACCAGCAGTGCCCTGAGTGTGCCAAGTCGTACACTGCCAACGTTTGGCGAGCTGCTGTTCAAGTTCGACAAAAGGTCCTTCACAAGCGAactttcctcttcctcgagcAGCTTATTATGAAGCACGGCGCACACAAAGATACACTCAACATTCGggaggccaaggatggcatcgacttcttcttcgcccaaAAGAACCAGGCCGAGAAGTTCATCGACTTCCTCAACTCTGTGGTGCCTGTCAAGGTGAAGGCGTCGCAGGAGCTCATCTCTCACGATACCCACACCTCCAAGTCCTCGTACAAGTTCACATATTCGGCCGAGCTGGTGCCTATATGTAAGGACGACTTGGTCGCTCTGCctatcaagatggccaagcaGAGCGGCAACATCTCacctctcctcctctgccacaAGATTGGTACCTCTGTGTACCTGTTGGACCCTCAGACTCTTCAGACTTGCGATATCAGCTCACCCATCTATTGGCGAGCTCCTTTCCTATCACTCACTGATACACATGAACTCGTTGAGTTCATTGTCATGGATATCGACCGCACAACAACCCAGAAGGGCAAGTGGACGCTTGCCGAAGCCACAGTCGCTCGTGCCTCAGATCTTGGCTCAAATGACCGAACATACTTCACAAGGACTCATCTGGGCCGACTCCTCCAGCCTGGTGATTCTGCTATGGGTTACCTGCTGGCCGGAACCGTTTTCAACAACACCGAATacgagaagatcgagagctCCAATACATACTCATCGAGGATCCCTGACGTGGTGCTAGTCAAGAAGCACTATCCCCGTCGCAGAAAGAACCGCAAGAGAAACTGGCAGCTCAAGCGTATGGACAAGGACGAGGGCGAGCTTCTTCCCAAGAAGGCAGACCAAGAACGCTTGGATCAAGAGTACGAGCAGTTCTTGCgagatgtcgaggaagacgaggagctCCGTGCTACGCTCGCCCTGTATAAGGCTAAGAAGAgagccgaggaggagatgagtGTGGCTGAGACcgaggaggacgatgaggcACCTCACGTTGATATGAATGAGTTGctggatgactttgatgagcttaCAATGGAGGATCGGCCAATGCAAGAATAG
- a CDS encoding phosphomevalonate kinase: protein MSLHHPTIAVSAPGKVFLAGGYLVLDQEYTAFVFGLDARINIIAGDIHTTAGVQLTEIVVDSPQFLEAQWRYGYHLAGEGGGIKVTQLQVGAQINPNPFVETTLSYALTYIDRVAKHRPSHSMASARLIILADNDYYSHSESESTRQGRFAKFPVTLGDANKTGLGSSAALVTSLTAALLAHYLPEDLFNIWSDQGKRTLHNLAQAAHCAAQGKVGSGFDVATAVYGSCRYRRFSPETLSSIPEPGAAGFADALVKLVDGDSAWDVEVLKDAVIMPKGVVLRMCDVDCGSKTVGMVKKVLKWRSSNPEESKKLWDELQKRNEQLIAALNAGDVENLPGKITAVREMIRQMGSASDVPIEPESQTELLDALSTVEGVYGGVVPGAGGHDALALLMKDDEETKQRVEEFLDKWAKEKGTKVKLLGVKGEMEGVRSESLDVYAGWI, encoded by the exons ATGTCCCTCCACCACCCCACCATCGCTGTCTCAGCTCCCGGCAAGGTCTTCCTCGCTGGCGGATACCTCGTACTGGACCAGGAGTACACGGCGTTTGTATTCGGCCTCGACGCTCGTATCAACATTATTGCTGGAGACATTCACACGACTGCTGGCGTTCAGCTCACTGagattgttgttgacagtCCGCAGTTCCTCGAGGCACAATGGCGGTATGGTTATCACCTGGCTGGCGAGGGAGGTGGTATCAAAGTTACCCAGTTGCAGGT CGGAGCACAAATCAACCCCAACCCCTTCGTGGAGACAACTCTCAGCTATGCACTCACCTACATCGACCGAGTGGCCAAGCACCGTCCTAGCCATAGCATGGCATCTGCtcgtctcatcatcctcgcaGACAATGATTACTACTCACACTCTGAATCCGAGAGCACACGTCAAGGTCGATTTGCCAAGTTCCCCGTGACCTTGGGAGATGCCAACAAGACAGGGCTCGGCTCATCTGCTGCTCTCGTCACTTCACTCACTGCTGCCCTGCTGGCTCACTACCTGCCGGAAGATCTCTTCAATATTTGGTCTGATCAGGGCAAGAGGACGCTTCACAACCTGGCTCAGGCTGCCCACTGTGCTGCGCAAGGTAAGGTCGGTTCGGGATTCGACGTTGCAACCGCTGTCTACGGATCTTGCAGATACAGACGCTTCTCTCCCGAGACACTGTCTTCAATTCCCGAACCCGGTGCGGCCGGATTCGCTGACGCATTggtcaagctcgtcgacgGCGATTCTGCTTGGGATGTAGaggttctcaaggatgcAGTCATCATGCCCAAGGGTGTTGTTCTGCGTATGTGCGATGTGGACTGTGGAAGCAAGACGGTTGGTATGGTCAAGAAGGTCCTCAAGTGGAGGTCATCAAACCCGGAAGAGTCAAAGAAGCTTTGGGATGAGCTCCAGAAGCGCAATGAGCAGCTGATTGCAGCTCTCAATGCCGGCGACGTCGAGAATCTGCCGGGGAAGATTACAGCTGTTCGAGAGATGATTAGACAAATGGGTAGCGCCAGCGACGTCCCAATTGAGCCCGAAAGCCAGACAGAGCTCCTCGACGCCCTCAGCACCGTCGAAGGAGTCTACGGCGGTGTCGTCCCCGGTGCGGGCGGCCACGATGCCCTGGCTCTCCtgatgaaggatgatgaggagacgaAGCAGCGAGTTGAGGAGTTCCTGGACAAGTGGGCCAAGGAGAAAGGTACAAAGGTCAAGCTACTAGGCGTCAAGGGGGAGATGGAGGGAGTTCGCTCCGAGAGTCTGGACGTGTACGCCGGTTGGATCTAA
- a CDS encoding pre-rRNA-processing protein ESF2 produces MAPETKNDFLDTADSDEEDDVGYNSEDDDMRKGGRGAKRRKLDSDDEDNLGSDIERDASDDEDEPTEKDAEKTEKEEKKDDKPEKPKRKSKDTTSTELPDVTRTLTKKNLVASEAAVKKSGVVYLSRIPPFMKPAKLRSLLEPYGTINRIFLTPEDPASHARRVRAGGNKKKSYTEGWVEFTKKKDAKAVCDLLNARTIGGKKGSYYHDDLWNLLYLKGFKWHNLTEQIAAENAERASRMRAEISKSTKENKEFVRNVEKAKMLDGMEAKAKAKKRKADGEGEGEGAGEDSVRQVKRSFKQVPLAKKKTEVEDQPAEVTRVLSKIF; encoded by the coding sequence atggcacccGAAACCAAAAACGACTTTCTTGATACCGCCGAcagcgatgaggaggacgatgtTGGGTACAATTCTGAGGACGATGATATGAGAAAGGGTGGCCGAGGTGCCAAGCGACGGAAACTCGACTCGGACGACGAAGATAATCTGGGTAGCGATATCGAGCGCGATGccagcgacgacgaggatgagcCAACAGAAAAGGATGCAGAAAAAAcagaaaaggaagaaaagaaagacgacAAACCGGAAAAGCCAAAGCGCAAGTCAAAAGACACAACTTCGACAGAACTGCCCGATGTCACAAGAacattgacaaagaagaaccTCGTCGCCTCCGAAGCCGCCGTCAAGAAGTCAGGCGTCGTCTACCTCTCCCGTATACCACCTTTCATGAAGCCCGCCAAGCTGCGATCTCTCCTCGAACCCTACGGCACAATCAATCGCATCTTCCTCACCCCCGAGGACCCAGCCTCACATGCTCGTCGCGTTCGCGCTGGCGgtaacaagaagaaatcttATACCGAAGGATGGGTCGAGTTCACAAAAAAGAAGGATGCCAAGGCTGTAtgcgatcttctcaacgcgCGCACCATCGGcggcaagaagggcagctACTACCACGACGATTTATGGAATCTTCTATACCTCAAGGGTTTCAAATGGCACAACCTCACAGAGCAAATCGCTGCTGAGAACGCTGAGCGCGCTAGCCGCATGAGAGCCGAGATCAGCAAGTCGACaaaggagaacaaggagtTTGTCAGGAACGTggagaaggcaaagatgcTGGACGGCATGGAAGCCAaggcaaaggccaagaagaggaaagcaGATGgcgagggagagggagagggagcgGGAGAAGACTCGGTGCGACAAGTCAAGAGATCGTTCAAGCAAGTTCCtctggcgaagaagaagacggaagTGGAAGATCAACCAGCCGAGGTGACGAGGGTACTGAGCAAGATTTTCTAA
- a CDS encoding NAD-dependent aldehyde dehydrogenase, which produces MSLEVITTISPNTNEPILTRNGASQADLESLPKVATEAFQSYRKTTLKERQAIVRKFLDGLLAKKDELGEELTVQMGRPISYTPGEVATAVKRGEYLLKISDEALKDTDGEPEKGFKRFIRKVPVGPVLIIFAWNYPYLILVNSLIPALLAGCSVILKPSPQTPTIVERVTDLLKEAGLPDGVCQYFHCGSPTLMETIVRDPKIALVCFTGSVAGGLAVQQAASDRIVNVGLELGGKDPAYVRSDVDVDWAAAEIVDGAIFNSGQSCCSIERVYVDEEIHDQFVEAVQKVLKSYKLGDPFNKETQLGPVVSKRSKQTAEEHVKDAVDSGAKDATPENETFSNPPTKGNFVKPTLLTGVNHSMRVMTEESFAPIIPVMKVKDDSEAVKYMNDSEFGLTASIWTRDTDRGYELAEDVEAGTVFVNRCDYPAPVRFSDPSTKGLCIT; this is translated from the exons ATGTCTCTGGAAGTCATCACCACAATCTCCCCAAACACAAACGAGCCCATCCTCACCAGGAATGGCGCCTCTCAAGCTGACCTCGAGTCTCTCCCCAAGGTCGCCACTGAGGCTTTCCAGAGCTATCGCAAGACAACGTTGAAGGAGCGTCAAGCTATTGTTCGCAAGTTCCTCGATGGCCTCTTAGCTAAGAAGGATGAGCTCGGCGAAGAGTTGACTGTTCAGATGGGCCGCCCCATCTCTTACACACCGGGCGAGGTCGCCACAGCTGTCAAGAGAGGTGAATATCTCCTCAAGATTAGTGATGAGGCCCTCAAGGACACCGACGGCGAGCCCGAAAAGGGCTTCAAGCGTTTCATCCGAAAGGTCCCTGTCGGACCTgtactcatcatctttgcgTGGAAC TACCCTTACCTTATTCTGGTCAACTCTCTCATTCCCGCTCTTCTTGCAGGCTGCAGTGTAATCCTCAAGCCCTCACCTCAGACACCTACCATCGTGGAACGGGTTACCGATCTCCTAAAGGAGGCGGGCTTGCCTGATGGCGTTTGCCAGTACTTCCACTGCGGCTCTCCCACTCTTATGGAGACCATCGTGCGCGATCCCAAGATCGCCCTAGTTTGTTTCACCGGCTCTGTCGCCGGAGGTCTCGCTGTGCAACAAGCTGCGTCTGACCGCATTGTAAATGTCGGTCTGGAGTTGGGTGGCAAGGACCCAGCATATGTTCGATCAGATGTCGATGTTGATTGGGCTGCTGCAGAGATTGTTGACggtgccatcttcaactctggcCAGAGCTGCTGCTCTATCGAGCGTGTgtatgttgatgaggagattcACGATCAGTttgttgaggctgtgcaAAAGGTGCTCAAGAGCTACAAGCTCGGTGATCCCTTTAACAAGGAGACTCAATTGGGACCTGTCGTTTCGAAGCGATCAAAGCAGACTGCCGAGGAACATGTCAAGGACGCCGTCGACAGCGGTGCCAAGGATGCCACTCCCGAGAACGAGACTTTCAGCAACCCTCCTACCAAGGGTAACTTTGTGAAACCCACCCTTCTGACTGGCGTCAACCACAGCATGCGGGTCATGACTGAGGAGTCGTTTGCCCCAATTA TTCCTGTTatgaaggtcaaggatgacagCGAGGCCGTCAAGTACATGAACGACAGCGAGTTTGGTCTGACAGCCAGCATCTGGACCAGGGACACAGACAGAGGATACGAGCTTGCCGAGGATGTGGAAGCCGGCACTGTATTTGTCAACAGATGCGATTATCCGGCACCGGTACGTTTTTCTGATCCAAGCACAAAGGGTCTCTGCATTACGTGA
- a CDS encoding NAD-dependent aldehyde dehydrogenase: MSLEVITTISPNTNEPILTRNGASQADLESLPKVATEAFQSYRKTTLKERQAIVRKFLDGLLAKKDELGEELTVQMGRPISYTPGEVATAVKRGEYLLKISDEALKDTDGEPEKGFKRFIRKVPVGPVLIIFAWNYPYLILVNSLIPALLAGCSVILKPSPQTPTIVERVTDLLKEAGLPDGVCQYFHCGSPTLMETIVRDPKIALVCFTGSVAGGLAVQQAASDRIVNVGLELGGKDPAYVRSDVDVDWAAAEIVDGAIFNSGQSCCSIERVYVDEEIHDQFVEAVQKVLKSYKLGDPFNKETQLGPVVSKRSKQTAEEHVKDAVDSGAKDATPENETFSNPPTKGNFVKPTLLTGVNHSMRVMTEESFAPIIPVMKVKDDSEAVKYMNDSEFGLTASIWTRDTDRGYELAEDVEAGTVFVNRCDYPAPDLAWTGWKNSGKGQTLSKFGFDQFVKLKSYHLKDYPN, encoded by the exons ATGTCTCTGGAAGTCATCACCACAATCTCCCCAAACACAAACGAGCCCATCCTCACCAGGAATGGCGCCTCTCAAGCTGACCTCGAGTCTCTCCCCAAGGTCGCCACTGAGGCTTTCCAGAGCTATCGCAAGACAACGTTGAAGGAGCGTCAAGCTATTGTTCGCAAGTTCCTCGATGGCCTCTTAGCTAAGAAGGATGAGCTCGGCGAAGAGTTGACTGTTCAGATGGGCCGCCCCATCTCTTACACACCGGGCGAGGTCGCCACAGCTGTCAAGAGAGGTGAATATCTCCTCAAGATTAGTGATGAGGCCCTCAAGGACACCGACGGCGAGCCCGAAAAGGGCTTCAAGCGTTTCATCCGAAAGGTCCCTGTCGGACCTgtactcatcatctttgcgTGGAAC TACCCTTACCTTATTCTGGTCAACTCTCTCATTCCCGCTCTTCTTGCAGGCTGCAGTGTAATCCTCAAGCCCTCACCTCAGACACCTACCATCGTGGAACGGGTTACCGATCTCCTAAAGGAGGCGGGCTTGCCTGATGGCGTTTGCCAGTACTTCCACTGCGGCTCTCCCACTCTTATGGAGACCATCGTGCGCGATCCCAAGATCGCCCTAGTTTGTTTCACCGGCTCTGTCGCCGGAGGTCTCGCTGTGCAACAAGCTGCGTCTGACCGCATTGTAAATGTCGGTCTGGAGTTGGGTGGCAAGGACCCAGCATATGTTCGATCAGATGTCGATGTTGATTGGGCTGCTGCAGAGATTGTTGACggtgccatcttcaactctggcCAGAGCTGCTGCTCTATCGAGCGTGTgtatgttgatgaggagattcACGATCAGTttgttgaggctgtgcaAAAGGTGCTCAAGAGCTACAAGCTCGGTGATCCCTTTAACAAGGAGACTCAATTGGGACCTGTCGTTTCGAAGCGATCAAAGCAGACTGCCGAGGAACATGTCAAGGACGCCGTCGACAGCGGTGCCAAGGATGCCACTCCCGAGAACGAGACTTTCAGCAACCCTCCTACCAAGGGTAACTTTGTGAAACCCACCCTTCTGACTGGCGTCAACCACAGCATGCGGGTCATGACTGAGGAGTCGTTTGCCCCAATTA TTCCTGTTatgaaggtcaaggatgacagCGAGGCCGTCAAGTACATGAACGACAGCGAGTTTGGTCTGACAGCCAGCATCTGGACCAGGGACACAGACAGAGGATACGAGCTTGCCGAGGATGTGGAAGCCGGCACTGTATTTGTCAACAGATGCGATTATCCGGCACCG GATCTGGCATGGACTGGCTGGAAGAACTCGGGCAAGGGACAGACACTTAGCAAGTTTGGATTTGATCAGTTtgtgaagctcaagagctaCCACCTGAAGGACTACCCAAACTAA